A single region of the Pararhodospirillum photometricum DSM 122 genome encodes:
- a CDS encoding aspartate aminotransferase family protein, producing the protein MMSTIPALMPTYARVDLSFDRGEGAWLFATDGRRYLDFASGIAVTALGHAHPALVAALTEQAGKIWHTSNLFRIPGQERLAERLVAASFADSVLFCNSGAEAIEASLKLARRYQHDRLGGPVRWRTLVTRNAFHGRTLATIAAGGQEKHTHGFEPLVEGFDRVPYGDLEAARAAITPATGSILVEPIQGEGGLHPAPAGYLAGLRALADEHGLVLILDEVQTGMGRTGTLFAHEADGIIPDVVATAKGLGAGFPLGACLARLPYARALTAGTHGTTFGGNPLAMAVGNAVLDVLLAEGFLAGVRDTAARLRAKLDELVAAHPTVLAGVRGRGLMLGLACARPNTDVLAALRTEGLLAVPAADNVVRLLPPLIIGSEEIDTAVSLIARAAARLAGETA; encoded by the coding sequence ATGATGTCAACCATTCCGGCTTTGATGCCCACCTATGCCCGCGTGGACCTGTCGTTCGACCGGGGCGAAGGCGCTTGGCTCTTCGCTACGGACGGGCGACGATACCTGGATTTCGCGTCAGGCATCGCCGTGACCGCGCTCGGCCACGCCCACCCCGCCTTGGTGGCGGCCCTGACCGAGCAGGCTGGCAAGATCTGGCATACCTCCAACCTGTTTCGCATTCCGGGCCAGGAGCGCTTGGCCGAGCGGCTGGTGGCGGCTTCTTTCGCTGATTCCGTCTTGTTTTGCAACTCCGGTGCCGAGGCGATCGAAGCCAGCTTGAAACTGGCCCGGCGCTATCAGCACGACCGGCTGGGCGGCCCGGTGCGCTGGCGCACCTTGGTGACCCGCAACGCCTTTCATGGCCGGACCCTGGCGACCATTGCCGCCGGCGGCCAGGAAAAGCACACCCACGGTTTCGAGCCCCTGGTCGAGGGCTTCGACCGGGTGCCCTATGGCGACCTGGAGGCAGCCCGCGCCGCTATCACGCCGGCCACCGGGTCCATTCTGGTCGAGCCGATCCAGGGCGAAGGCGGCTTGCATCCGGCCCCGGCCGGCTACTTGGCAGGCCTGCGCGCCCTGGCCGACGAACACGGCTTGGTGTTGATTCTCGACGAGGTGCAGACCGGCATGGGCCGCACCGGCACCTTGTTCGCCCACGAGGCCGACGGCATCATCCCCGACGTGGTGGCCACGGCCAAGGGCCTGGGCGCTGGCTTCCCGCTGGGGGCCTGCCTTGCACGCCTGCCCTATGCCCGGGCCCTGACCGCCGGAACCCACGGCACCACCTTCGGCGGCAACCCGCTTGCCATGGCCGTGGGCAATGCGGTGCTTGATGTCTTGCTGGCCGAGGGGTTCCTGGCGGGCGTGCGCGACACCGCGGCACGGCTGCGCGCGAAATTGGACGAGCTGGTCGCCGCCCATCCCACGGTGTTGGCCGGGGTGCGCGGACGCGGCTTGATGCTGGGTCTTGCCTGTGCCCGGCCCAACACCGACGTGCTGGCCGCCTTGCGCACCGAGGGCCTGCTGGCGGTGCCGGCCGCCGACAACGTCGTGCGCCTGTTGCCGCCGCTCATCATTGGATCCGAAGAGATCGACACCGCCGTTTCGCTCATCGCGCGGGCCGCTGCGCGTCTGGCCGGGGAGACCGCCTGA
- the rfaD gene encoding ADP-glyceromanno-heptose 6-epimerase produces MIIVTGGAGFIGSNLLAGLEARGHGPLVVVDFLGHGDKWRNIAKRSLADVVAPAALPPLLDRHASNITAIFHMGAISATTETNADLIVATNIRLTLDLWDWCTCHEVPFFYASSAATYGDGREGFDDTFSSPALARLRPLNPYGWSKHMVDRRLCTLVEAGRPTPPRWAGFKFFNVYGPNETHKDSMRSVVHQIHPIARQGEAFALFKSHHPDYADGGQRRDFIWVEDIVQVMLWFLETPAPSGLYNLGTGTARSFADLASAVYRALGQEPRITYRDMPETLRPRYQYFTEARMDKLREAGYRQPFTALEEGVRRYIQDYLEQDDPFR; encoded by the coding sequence ATGATCATCGTCACCGGCGGCGCCGGCTTCATTGGCTCCAACCTCCTGGCCGGCCTGGAGGCACGGGGCCATGGCCCCCTTGTGGTCGTGGATTTTCTGGGCCACGGCGACAAATGGCGCAATATCGCCAAGCGCAGCCTTGCCGATGTGGTGGCGCCTGCGGCCCTCCCGCCGCTTCTTGATCGCCACGCCAGCAATATTACCGCGATTTTTCATATGGGCGCGATTTCGGCGACCACCGAGACCAATGCCGATTTGATTGTCGCGACCAATATCCGCTTGACTCTCGACCTGTGGGACTGGTGCACCTGCCACGAAGTGCCGTTCTTTTATGCCAGCAGCGCCGCAACGTATGGCGACGGGCGAGAAGGGTTCGACGATACCTTCAGCAGTCCGGCGCTGGCGCGTTTGCGGCCACTCAACCCCTATGGCTGGTCCAAGCATATGGTGGACCGCCGCCTGTGCACCCTGGTCGAGGCCGGCCGGCCGACGCCGCCGCGCTGGGCCGGGTTCAAGTTTTTTAACGTCTACGGCCCCAACGAGACGCACAAGGACTCGATGCGCTCGGTCGTGCATCAGATCCACCCCATCGCGCGCCAAGGCGAGGCCTTTGCCTTGTTCAAGTCGCATCACCCCGACTATGCCGATGGCGGGCAGCGACGCGATTTCATTTGGGTCGAGGACATTGTCCAGGTCATGCTGTGGTTCTTGGAAACCCCGGCGCCGAGCGGGCTTTACAACCTGGGCACCGGAACGGCCCGTTCTTTTGCCGATTTGGCGAGCGCGGTGTACCGGGCTCTGGGCCAGGAGCCCCGGATAACCTATCGCGACATGCCCGAGACCTTGCGGCCGCGCTATCAGTATTTTACCGAGGCGCGCATGGACAAGCTGCGCGAGGCCGGGTACCGCCAGCCCTTTACCGCTCTCGAAGAGGGCGTGCGGCGCTATATCCAAGACTATTTGGAGCAAGACGACCCCTTCCGTTGA